TGTTGGCGCGACATGCGTGAACGACTGCACGGGATGCCGACGGATCGCTTCCTTCGCGTGTCATTTCGTCTGTTGTCGGCCGAGGCAGGACAGGAGACCGTCGCTGTCGTGGTGCAGGGTGGAGAAGCGTGGAGCGGCGCCGCCGAGTGGGCCGCGGCGTTGCTGCGTGCGTCGGCGCCGGTCCGGGCGGTGTGGTGGTTGCCGCGTGGCGGCGACCCGGTTGGGCTGGCGGGAGACGTGGCGACGGATGCCGCGGTGATGGGCGCCGCGCTGCAGCTCGAGGCGGACATGTCGGCCGGCAACGCGACACTCGACGAGGCCGCGGAGGCTGGACGCTACGAACCGGACGCTCGCGAAGCGCTCGCGTTCGCGCAGGTGAACCCCACGGTGGCCACGGCGCTGCGCGATTTCGTGTTCGCGTCGGTGCGCGCGTTCGCTCCGCAACGCGTGGTCGATGCCTATGCCGGCAGCGGTGAGCTGACGGAGCGCTTTGCCCGTGATGGGGCGCAGGTGGTGTCGATCGAAGCCGATGCGTCGGGCACGGCCGCCACACGGCGGCGCGTAGATGAAGCAGGGCTGGCGGATCGCGTGAAGGTGATCACGGCGCTCGTGGAATCGGCGCTGCCGGCGGCACTGCCCGCCGACGTGGTCGTGCTCAATCCGCCGCGTGCTGGTGTGGCGGTGGGTGTGACGGCGTTGCTCGAGCAGGCGGCCAGCCGCGGCGTGCGCGGCATTGTGTATGTGAGTTGTGATCCGGCGACGCTCGCGCGGGATCTCGCGCGCGTGCCGGGGTGGCGCATCGACGCGGTGCGCTGTTTCGACATGTTCCCGCAGACCGCGCACGTAGAGACGGTGTGCGTCCTGCGCCCGGAGACGACGGTATGAAGTACATCGTGGATGTGAACGGCGAGCGCGTGATCGTGGATCTCGATGGTGCGTATGCCGAAGTCGACGGCGAGCGTGTCGCCGCCTCGCTTGCTGCGGTCGAGGGGACGCCGGTGCGCCTGCTGCGCATTGGGGAACAGGTCCATCGTCTGGTCGCGCGACGTGGATTGTCGCGGGGGCGCTGGACGCTCGATTTGGATGGTCAGCGCGTGGAGGCGGAGGCGCTGGACGAGCGGATGCGGGCCATCCGCGATCTGACCGCGGCGGCGGCCGAGGCCAGCGGGCCGGCGCCCTTGATGGCGCCGATGCCGGGGCTCGTGGTGCGTGTGTCGGTGGCCGTCGGCGACACCGTGAGCGCGGGGCAGGGGCTCGTGGTGGTGGAGGCCATGAAAATGGAGAACGAGCTGCGGGCGTCGGTGGCCGGGGTGGTCACGGCGGTGCTGGCGGTTCCGGGACAGGCCGTCGACAAGGGCGCGCTGCTGGTGGAACTGGGGCCGCTCCCGTCGGAGTGAGCGGTGGCGGGAATCGGCCCTGATCGGCGATCAGACCTTGGCGGGGGGCGTGTTCCGGCGCATCCGGTTCACGCCCTTGATCACCATGAACAACGTGAAGGCGACGATCAGGAACGTCAGGATCTGGTTGATGAAGAGGCCATAGTTCAGGGTGGCGACGCCCGCCTTCTTAGCCTCTTCGAGAGTCGTGAACGGGCCGCCCTGCAGCGCCAGGAAGCGGTTGGAGAAGTCCACGCCGCCGGTGGCCAGACCGACGATCGGCATGATGATGTCGTTGACCAGGCTGTCGACGATCTTCTGGAAAGCGCCGCCGATGACGACACCGATCGCCAGGTCCATCACGCTGCCCTTCATGGCGAATTCCTTGAACTCCGACGTCATCGACATACCAGCTCCTTGAGGGGGGATCGGGGGCTTCGTCGCCCGCAGGGATCAGTCTGGCTGACTGACTACCCGACCGGCAAGCGATCTCGGGTATTAAGATTTCGAAGCCGTCCACCGGAAAGACCCTCAACCCTCGGATTGACACAGACTTCAATGCTGAGTAACCTACGGGTCTGTCCCGTTTTCCGGGCGATTCAGCTGCAAGCAGTGCCTGTTTTCCCTTCGTAGTTCCTTTATCTCTTTCTGAGCGCCTCTGGTGGCGTCTCCGAATCACGCACGGATCACGTTAGCATGAAGACCTACAGCGCGACCCCGAAGGATATCGACCGTCGGTGGTATATCGTCGACGCGGAAGGAATGGTCCTGGGCCGTCTCGCGTCGGAAGTCGCGAAGATCATCCGCGGCAAGCACAAGCCCATGTACACGCCACACATGGACACGGGTGACTTCGTCATCGTGATCAATGCGTCGAAGGTACAGGTGACCGGCCGCAAGGCCGAGCAGAAGACCTACTTCAGCCACACCGGCTACATGGGCCACGAGAAGCACACGCCCTTTGCCTCGGTGTTGGCGAAGCATCCGGAGCGCGTGATCGAGAAGGCCGTGTACGGCATGCTCCCCAAGACGGCGCTGGGCCGTCAGGTACTGCGCCGCAAGTTGCGCGTGTTCGCGGGTGCCGAGCATACGCATGTTGCGCAGGTGCCGAAGACGCTTTCGTTCTCCTCCGCCGAGGCCAAGTAATGTCAGAGCAGATTCAGACCATCGGACGTCGTAAGCGTGCGGTGTGCCGCATGTACATGACGCCGGGTTCGGGCAAGTGGGACGTCAACGGCCGTACGCTCGGCGAGTACTTCCCGCGTCCGACGCTCGTCTCCGCGATTCAGCAGCCGTTCACGCTGACCGATACGCTCGGCAAGTACGACATCAAGGCCGTCCTTGACGGTGGTGGTGTGGCCGGTCAGGCAGGCGCGGTGCGTCTCGCGATCGCCCGTGCGCTCGTCAAGATCGACGAGAACAACAAGAAGAAGCTTCGCGAATACGGCCTCATGACGCGTGACGCGCGTGAAGTCGAGCGTAAGAAGCCGGGCCGCGCTGGCGCCCGTAAGCGTTTCCAGTTCTCCAAGCGCTAGTACACGCGGTTCGCCGCGTCGTATTGCGTATCTCTCACGCTGTCCGAGTCGGCTGCGGGTACCGAGCTCCTTCCAGGAGCCGGTCGCAGCCGACGGTGACGACAGCGGACGAATTCCAAAACCTCCAAGTACTCTTCAGATGACGACTCCGTCCCTCGAGCAGTTGCTCGCCGCGGGCGTTCACTTCGGGCACCAGACCCGTCGTTGGAACCCCAAGATGCGCCGGTTCATTTTCGCCGAGCGCAACGGCATTCACATCATCGACCTGCAGAAGACGCTCCGCCAGATTGAACTGGCGCAGAAGCTCGTCCGCGAGGTCGTGTTGCGCGGCGACAACGTGCTCTTTGTCTGCACGAAGCGCCAGTTGGCGGCCATCGTGAAGGCTGAAGCCGAGCGTTGTGGCGGCATGTTCGTCACCGAGCGTTGGCTCGGCGGCATGCTCACGAACTTCCAGACCGTGAAGAAGCAGGTCAAGAAGCTCAAGGACCTCGAAGCTGGCACCGAAGACGGAACGCTCGCGAACTACACCAAGAAGGAACAGCTTCTCATGTCGCGTCAGCGCGAGAAGCTCGGCAAGTACCTCTCGGGTATCAAGACGATGAACCGCCTCCCGGGGCTGCTGTTCATCATCGACTCGAAGAAGGAGCGCATTGCCGTTTCCGAAGCGAACAAGCTCGGCGTGCCCATCGTCGCCATCGTGGACACCAACGCCGATCCCGACCTGATCACGGTGCCGATCGCCGGTAACGACGACGCCATCCGGTCGGTCGAGCTGATCGCGAAGGTGATTGCGGATACGATCGATGAGGCGCGCCGTGAGGCGCCCGCGCGTCCGAGCGACGAAGAGCAGGAGAGCTACACGTTCTCCAGCGATCGTGGCACGGAGCCGGCTGGTCGCGGCGAGCGTGGCGGTCGTGGTGGAGATCGCGGTGGCCAAGGCGGCGGACAGGGTGGTGGTCAGGGCGGTGGACAGGGTGGTGGAGCTGGAAGCGACAGTCGTCGCCCGCGCCGTCGCCGCGCCAAGCCGGAAGCCATCGCGGCACGCCTGAAGCCGGGCACCGAGGGAACGGCCGCTGAAGGCGCCGCCCCGGAAGCCGCTGGTGACGCCGGAGAAGCGGGAGCCGAGTCGGCCGGACAGGAGTAACGTTCGGTCGGGTTCCTGACCGCCGGATCAGGCTTCCACTGCAGCACCGCGACGCCGCCGGCTCAACACCGGCGGCGTTCGTACGCAGTAGCTCGGAATTGTTCGCACTCGCATCGCATCGCAGATACTGACACTCAGCATATACAGGGCTCGAAGATGACCACGGTGATCACCGCGAAGGCTGTTTCGGAACTCCGCCAGCGCACCGGCGCCGGCATGATGGATTGCAAGAAAGCGCTCGAAGAGAATGGCGGCGACATGGACGCTTCCATCGAGTACCTCCGCAAGAAGGGCATCGCGAAGGCCGAGAAGCGTGCCGACCGCTCCACGAGCGAAGGCATCATCGGCGGTGAGATCTTCAACGATGGCCGCTCCGGCGTGCTCGTCGAAGTAGCGTGTGAGACGGACTTCGTCGCGCGCAACGAAGACTTCGGCAAGGTCGTCGCGAAGCTCGTCGCACAGCGCGTGCACTCCACCGCCGCCGATGTCGACAGCTTCCTCGCCGAGCCGTTCGCGGCGGATTCGTCGCAGACGGTGGCCGAGTTCGTCAAGATCGCGTCGTCGAAGACCGGTGAAGCCGTGAACGTCAAGCACGTCGCGCGTTTCGATGCCGGCGCCAATGGCGTCGTGGGCATGTACCGCCACCACAACGGCAAGCTCGCCACGTTGGTGCAGGTGACGGCCTCGACGCCGGAAGCTGCCGCCCACGAGTCGACGTTGCAGCTGGTGAAGTTCATTGCCGAGCACATCGCCGCCTCGGCACCACTCGCCGTCGATCGTAACGGCGTGCCCGCCGAGAAGATCGAGAGCGAAAAGCGGATCGCCGAAGAGCAGGCGCGTGAGACGGGCAAGCCGGAAGCGATGATCGAGAAGATCGCGACGGGCAAGATCGAAGCGTTCCTCAAGGACGTGACGCTGCTCCCGCAGGCGTGGGTGCGCGACCCGGCCATCACGATCGCGGCGCTGGTCAAGGACCATGCGGAGCGTGCCGGTGGTACGATCACGGTCGATCGCTTCGCTCGCCTGCAGCTCGGCGCCGAGTGAGCGCCGTGGGCGCCGCAGACAGGAAGTACACGCGCATTCTGCTCAAGCTCTCCGGCGAAGCACTCGCCGGAGATCGCGGCGTCGGTTTCGATTTTGAACGGATCGGTTCCTTCGCGGACCAGATCGTCGAAGTAGCGCGCATGGGCGTGCAACTCGGTCTGGTCATCGGAGGCGGAAACATCGTGCGCGGCACGCAACTCTCCCAGATGGGAATGGATCGTGTCGGCGCCGACTACATGGGCATGCTCGGTACGGTCATCAACGCCATGGCCATGCAGGATGTGCTCGAGAAGAAGGGGCTCGACACGCGTGTCATGACGGCGATCCGCATGGAAGAGTTGGCCGAGCCCTACATTCGCCGGCGCGCATTGCGCCATTTCGAGAAGGGGCGTACGGTCATCTTTGCCGCCGGCACGGGTAACCCGTATTTTTCAACGGACACGGCGGCAGTGCTGCGGGCGATTCAGATGAAGGCGGATGTCATCATCAAAGCCACCAGCGTCGACGGCGTGTATTCGGCCGACCCGAAGAAGGATCCGAACGCCACGATGTACGAGTCGATCAGTTATCGCGATGTGATGCTCGAAGAGCTCCGCGTCATGGACCAGACGGCCATTACGCTGTGCAAAGAGAATCAGTTGCCCCTGATCGTGCTGAACCTTCACACGCCGGGCGCGATCGCACGCGCCATCAACGGCGAACGCGTGGGGACACTGGTTTCATGAGCACCATTGCGCAGATCCTGAAGGACACGAAGAGCGGCATGGACAAGGCCCTCGAGGCCTCGAAGCGCGACTTCGCCGGCATTCGTACCGGCAAAGCGTCGCCGAGCATGTTGGACACGATCAAGGTCGAGGCGTACGGCTCGCTGGTGCCACTGAATCAGGTGGCACAGGTGTCGGCGCCGGAGCCGCGTATTCTCCTCGTCACGCCCTTCGACAAGGGCCAGGCGAAGGTGATCGAGAAGGCGATTCGCGAGTCGGAACTGGGCCTCGACCCGGCGCATCAGGGTGGCGTGATTCGCGTGCCGCTGCCGTCGATGAATGAGCAGCGCCGCAAGGAGCTGGTCAAAGTGCTGAGCAAGCTTGCCGAAGATGGCCGCATCGCAATCCGTCATGCCCGTACCGACGCTCGCGACAAGGTCAAGAAGCTTGACGGTGTCTCCGAAGACGATAAGAAGCATGCGGAGAAGGACCTCCAGAAGGCGCACGATGACTGCATTGGCAAGCTCGAGGCGCTCTTGAAGACGAAGGAAGCCGAGATCATGGAGGTTTGAGGCCGCTTTGCGGACCGCTCGCTGATATGCCCCTTGCCCCCGCCCATCATGGCTGACACCGAAACGGATCTGCTGGCGCGCATTCGCGTGCACGGCGCGGTGCCGCGGCATATCGCGATCATCATGGACGGCAACGGTCGCTGGGCGCGTGAACGTCACATGCCCCGGCCGTTCGGCCATCGGTCCGGTATGAAGGCGGTGCGCGCCGTGGTCGAAGGTTGTCTCGAGGCAGGGGTCGAGTGGTTGTCGCTCTTCGCCTTCTCACAGGAAAACTGGCAGCGGCCGGAGACGGAAGTTTCGGCGCTCATGTCGCTGCTGGAAGAGTTCATTGCCCGCGAAGCGGACGACCTGCACAAGCAGGGCGTTCGCGTTCGTGTTCATGGCGACCTCGATCGACTGAGCGGTCCTGCCGCTGCCGCGGTCGAGCGCGTCATGCGTATCACCGAGACGGGGACGCGACTCGGTCTCAATCTGTTTATTTCGTACGGCGGTCGTGCCGAGTTGGTACGAGCGGCACGCCTGATGGCGATCGATGTGCAGGCCGGTCGACTGACACCGGATGCGATCACCGAAGACGAATTCCGCGCACGCCTGTTCACGGCCGACTGCCCCGATCCCGATCTCCTGATCCGGACCTCGGGAGAACAGCGACTGTCGAACTTCCTGCTGTGGCAGGTGGCCTACGCCGAACTGTACATCTCCGCTGTGCTCTGGCCGGACTTTGGCCGTGCGGCGTTGTACGATGCCATTAGCGATTTTCAGCGTCGTGACCGACGCTTCGGGCGCGTCAGTACCTGATGCGCTTGTACGCGCTCTCTACCCCCCTCGCGTGAACGAACTTGCCCGGCGCGCCGTAGTCGCCCTCATCGGAGCGCCGATCGCGCTCGGGATTATTTGGCTCGGCGGCGCGCCACTCGCCACCCTGGCCGGTGCGCTCTCCGGCGTCGCGGCGTGGGAGTACTATCGCATCGCCCGTGAAGGGGGCACAACACCGATGAGTGTGGTCGGTATCGTGCTCTCGGCGCTCATTCCGATTGCCGTCCATGCGCAGCATCTCGGCGTATTCGCCGTGCCACTCGTCGTGTGGATCCTGGTGCCGTTGTTCGTGCTGGCGCTGTCGATCTGGTTGCGCGGCGTTGGCGGCAAGCCGCTCGGTGCAGCGGCCACCACCATCTTCGGCGCGCTGTATACCGGCGGCACGCTCAGCTACGTCTACGCGCTGCGCTACTTCGGCTACGCCGTCGGTGACGCAGCTGGTGCGCTCGTCGTGATCATGCCCGTCGTGCTCACGTGGGCCAGCGATACCGGCGCGTATTTCACGGGTCGTCTGGTGGGTGGTCCCAAGTTGATTCCGTCGGTGAGCCCGGCGAAGACCATTTCCGGCGCGGTCGGTGCCGTGGTTGCGACGGTCGCTGCCTGCGCAGCCTTTGTGCACTATCTACTCAAGCCGCAGGCGCAACTCGCCTTCAGTCCGACCGGGTTGATTGTCTTCGCCGTCTGCATCAGCGTCACGGCACAGATCGGCGATCTCACGGAGTCGTTGCTCAAGCGCGAAGCCGGCGTGAAAGACAGCGGCACGCTGTTCCCGGGCCACGGCGGCGTGCTCGATCGCCTCGACTCGTTGTTCTTTGTGCTACCCGTGACATACGCGCTGTACTACGCCCTGT
This region of Gemmatimonas groenlandica genomic DNA includes:
- a CDS encoding class I SAM-dependent RNA methyltransferase; this encodes MRRASAAPAVEQIATMTIDRIAKGGDGVGRANGLACFVPRTAPGDVAQVAYVAHARHGRGRVLQIVTPSAHRVDARCAHYERDRCGGCQLQHVDDDAQRDARRHIVQDALSRIGKRTIELPELVTGESWGYRGRLTLMLLPRGRGWTGGLHPHDDAARVFNLEECPIANPVLVQCWRDMRERLHGMPTDRFLRVSFRLLSAEAGQETVAVVVQGGEAWSGAAEWAAALLRASAPVRAVWWLPRGGDPVGLAGDVATDAAVMGAALQLEADMSAGNATLDEAAEAGRYEPDAREALAFAQVNPTVATALRDFVFASVRAFAPQRVVDAYAGSGELTERFARDGAQVVSIEADASGTAATRRRVDEAGLADRVKVITALVESALPAALPADVVVLNPPRAGVAVGVTALLEQAASRGVRGIVYVSCDPATLARDLARVPGWRIDAVRCFDMFPQTAHVETVCVLRPETTV
- a CDS encoding acetyl-CoA carboxylase biotin carboxyl carrier protein subunit, with translation MKYIVDVNGERVIVDLDGAYAEVDGERVAASLAAVEGTPVRLLRIGEQVHRLVARRGLSRGRWTLDLDGQRVEAEALDERMRAIRDLTAAAAEASGPAPLMAPMPGLVVRVSVAVGDTVSAGQGLVVVEAMKMENELRASVAGVVTAVLAVPGQAVDKGALLVELGPLPSE
- the rplM gene encoding 50S ribosomal protein L13 translates to MKTYSATPKDIDRRWYIVDAEGMVLGRLASEVAKIIRGKHKPMYTPHMDTGDFVIVINASKVQVTGRKAEQKTYFSHTGYMGHEKHTPFASVLAKHPERVIEKAVYGMLPKTALGRQVLRRKLRVFAGAEHTHVAQVPKTLSFSSAEAK
- the rpsI gene encoding 30S ribosomal protein S9, encoding MSEQIQTIGRRKRAVCRMYMTPGSGKWDVNGRTLGEYFPRPTLVSAIQQPFTLTDTLGKYDIKAVLDGGGVAGQAGAVRLAIARALVKIDENNKKKLREYGLMTRDAREVERKKPGRAGARKRFQFSKR
- the rpsB gene encoding 30S ribosomal protein S2; this translates as MTTPSLEQLLAAGVHFGHQTRRWNPKMRRFIFAERNGIHIIDLQKTLRQIELAQKLVREVVLRGDNVLFVCTKRQLAAIVKAEAERCGGMFVTERWLGGMLTNFQTVKKQVKKLKDLEAGTEDGTLANYTKKEQLLMSRQREKLGKYLSGIKTMNRLPGLLFIIDSKKERIAVSEANKLGVPIVAIVDTNADPDLITVPIAGNDDAIRSVELIAKVIADTIDEARREAPARPSDEEQESYTFSSDRGTEPAGRGERGGRGGDRGGQGGGQGGGQGGGQGGGAGSDSRRPRRRRAKPEAIAARLKPGTEGTAAEGAAPEAAGDAGEAGAESAGQE
- the tsf gene encoding translation elongation factor Ts, whose protein sequence is MTTVITAKAVSELRQRTGAGMMDCKKALEENGGDMDASIEYLRKKGIAKAEKRADRSTSEGIIGGEIFNDGRSGVLVEVACETDFVARNEDFGKVVAKLVAQRVHSTAADVDSFLAEPFAADSSQTVAEFVKIASSKTGEAVNVKHVARFDAGANGVVGMYRHHNGKLATLVQVTASTPEAAAHESTLQLVKFIAEHIAASAPLAVDRNGVPAEKIESEKRIAEEQARETGKPEAMIEKIATGKIEAFLKDVTLLPQAWVRDPAITIAALVKDHAERAGGTITVDRFARLQLGAE
- the pyrH gene encoding UMP kinase encodes the protein MGAADRKYTRILLKLSGEALAGDRGVGFDFERIGSFADQIVEVARMGVQLGLVIGGGNIVRGTQLSQMGMDRVGADYMGMLGTVINAMAMQDVLEKKGLDTRVMTAIRMEELAEPYIRRRALRHFEKGRTVIFAAGTGNPYFSTDTAAVLRAIQMKADVIIKATSVDGVYSADPKKDPNATMYESISYRDVMLEELRVMDQTAITLCKENQLPLIVLNLHTPGAIARAINGERVGTLVS
- the frr gene encoding ribosome recycling factor, yielding MSTIAQILKDTKSGMDKALEASKRDFAGIRTGKASPSMLDTIKVEAYGSLVPLNQVAQVSAPEPRILLVTPFDKGQAKVIEKAIRESELGLDPAHQGGVIRVPLPSMNEQRRKELVKVLSKLAEDGRIAIRHARTDARDKVKKLDGVSEDDKKHAEKDLQKAHDDCIGKLEALLKTKEAEIMEV
- a CDS encoding isoprenyl transferase, translated to MADTETDLLARIRVHGAVPRHIAIIMDGNGRWARERHMPRPFGHRSGMKAVRAVVEGCLEAGVEWLSLFAFSQENWQRPETEVSALMSLLEEFIAREADDLHKQGVRVRVHGDLDRLSGPAAAAVERVMRITETGTRLGLNLFISYGGRAELVRAARLMAIDVQAGRLTPDAITEDEFRARLFTADCPDPDLLIRTSGEQRLSNFLLWQVAYAELYISAVLWPDFGRAALYDAISDFQRRDRRFGRVST
- a CDS encoding phosphatidate cytidylyltransferase — translated: MNELARRAVVALIGAPIALGIIWLGGAPLATLAGALSGVAAWEYYRIAREGGTTPMSVVGIVLSALIPIAVHAQHLGVFAVPLVVWILVPLFVLALSIWLRGVGGKPLGAAATTIFGALYTGGTLSYVYALRYFGYAVGDAAGALVVIMPVVLTWASDTGAYFTGRLVGGPKLIPSVSPAKTISGAVGAVVATVAACAAFVHYLLKPQAQLAFSPTGLIVFAVCISVTAQIGDLTESLLKREAGVKDSGTLFPGHGGVLDRLDSLFFVLPVTYALYYALLLPAPGA